The Cytophagales bacterium sequence TCCCTCTTGTAATGCCGAAAACATTTAAAAAAATGATTCCTGTTGGAGTCAAAGAGGCTATAAAGAATCATTTTGAAGTAAAGACTACTACAATTGTTCAGAACATGGATACAGTGAGAATAGAAAAGATTGATCGTGAATCTATTGCTAATTTGTACCTGACAGGAAATGGAATTGAGATCGGTGCACTACATTTGCCATTAAAAGTACCGCCTTCAGCTTCCGTAAAATATGTAGATATTTTACCTAAGTCTGAACTGGAAAAGCATTACCCTGAATTATTAAAAGACTATGAATTGGTGGAGGTTGACATCGTTGATGATGGGGAATATTTAATAAAAATCCAGAATTCATCCCTGAATTTTGTCATTGCATGTCATTTTCTTGAACATTGCCAGAATCCTATAGCAGCTGTTGAGAACTTCTTGAGGGTGTTAAAACCCGGAGGAATATTGTACCTGGCTGTACCTGATAAGAGATATACTTTTGATAAAGATCGCCCAATCACATCTTTTGAACATTTATTAAAGGATTATGAAGAAGGTCCGGAGGGGGTCCAGAAAAGAGCATTTCAGAGAATGGGTTACAATGGTTAATAAGACAGAG is a genomic window containing:
- a CDS encoding methyltransferase domain-containing protein gives rise to the protein MKTNNFKYGALIVIIGMLIFPLVMPKTFKKMIPVGVKEAIKNHFEVKTTTIVQNMDTVRIEKIDRESIANLYLTGNGIEIGALHLPLKVPPSASVKYVDILPKSELEKHYPELLKDYELVEVDIVDDGEYLIKIQNSSLNFVIACHFLEHCQNPIAAVENFLRVLKPGGILYLAVPDKRYTFDKDRPITSFEHLLKDYEEGPEGVQKRAFQRMGYNG